One window of the Myxococcota bacterium genome contains the following:
- a CDS encoding response regulator transcription factor encodes MAQSARILVVEDEESIRKGLCDVLAYRGYAPEGVERGDTGLERALEAQPALVVLDVMLPGRNGFEVCEELRAQNAELPILMLTARGSEQDVLEGFRAGADDYVTKPFSVAELIARVEALLRRAGGPSEPATAPFDFGPWQVDPESRVAQRGSESVELTQLEAALASLFAREAGRILSRRRLLNEVWGVANPDRIETRTVDMHVAKLRKKLDSGDASWIQTVRGEGYRFAG; translated from the coding sequence ATGGCCCAGAGCGCACGCATTCTCGTCGTGGAAGACGAAGAGTCGATCCGCAAAGGACTGTGTGACGTCCTGGCGTACCGCGGCTACGCGCCGGAGGGGGTCGAGCGTGGCGACACCGGACTGGAGCGGGCGCTCGAAGCGCAACCCGCGCTGGTCGTCCTCGACGTCATGCTGCCGGGCCGCAACGGCTTCGAGGTCTGCGAGGAACTCCGCGCCCAGAACGCGGAGCTGCCGATCCTGATGCTCACGGCGCGCGGCTCCGAGCAGGACGTGCTCGAGGGCTTTCGCGCCGGGGCCGACGATTACGTGACCAAGCCCTTCTCGGTGGCCGAGCTGATCGCCCGGGTGGAGGCCTTGTTGCGCCGCGCCGGGGGACCCTCGGAGCCGGCTACGGCGCCCTTCGACTTCGGCCCCTGGCAGGTCGATCCCGAGTCACGTGTGGCGCAGCGCGGGAGTGAAAGCGTCGAACTCACCCAGCTCGAAGCCGCGTTGGCGTCGCTCTTCGCGCGCGAGGCGGGACGGATCCTCTCGCGACGCCGTCTCCTGAACGAAGTCTGGGGCGTCGCGAACCCCGATCGCATCGAGACGCGCACCGTGGACATGCACGTCGCGAAGCTTCGCAAGAAGCTCGACTCGGGCGATGCGTCCTGGATCCAGACCGTGCGGGGCGAAGGCTACCGCTTCGCGGGATGA
- a CDS encoding PspA/IM30 family protein — protein sequence MKLFDRLTTLLRADVHGVLEQLEEDSLLAKQHLRDAEVELDRKRAQLDAWERERRQLAEHAERCEAEVERLDSDVEIALEGDKEELARFSLKKLLPERRASEQARRRIEEIDTEHARLVETVVEQERRLEALRGEVLRRLRDPQTPLTPPARADAADEEVELELLRRRSARSEAR from the coding sequence ATGAAACTCTTCGACCGTCTGACCACGCTGCTGCGCGCCGATGTCCACGGCGTCCTGGAGCAGCTCGAGGAGGACAGCCTCCTCGCGAAACAGCACCTGCGCGACGCGGAAGTCGAGCTCGACCGGAAACGCGCTCAGCTCGATGCGTGGGAGCGAGAACGACGCCAGCTCGCGGAGCACGCCGAGCGCTGCGAAGCCGAGGTGGAGCGTCTCGACAGCGACGTCGAGATCGCGCTCGAAGGCGACAAAGAAGAACTCGCGCGCTTCTCGCTGAAGAAGCTGCTCCCTGAGCGACGGGCCTCCGAGCAGGCGCGAAGACGCATCGAAGAGATCGACACCGAGCACGCGCGCCTCGTGGAAACCGTGGTCGAACAGGAGCGACGCCTCGAGGCACTCCGAGGGGAAGTCCTACGACGCCTCCGCGATCCGCAAACCCCGCTGACCCCGCCCGCGCGTGCCGATGCCGCGGACGAGGAAGTCGAACTCGAACTGCTGCGTCGGCGCAGCGCGCGATCGGAGGCCCGCTGA